From the Hevea brasiliensis isolate MT/VB/25A 57/8 chromosome 15, ASM3005281v1, whole genome shotgun sequence genome, one window contains:
- the LOC110670384 gene encoding ABC transporter G family member 10-like, which yields MKMPVKASVSGGWKSSYRLETRNLSYKLSSKFDELNWVCFGRTQHRVPNKFILKDVNCEARPGEITAIAGPSGAGKTTLLEILAGKVCPREGSHQVLVNNWPMDGKHFRRLSGYVSQDDALFPLLTVQETLMYSALLRLPGGQKEAANRVKKLMKELGLEHVAASRIGEGSNWGISGGERRRVSIGVDLVHDPAVVLIDEPTSGLDSASALHVVILLKSMAVNQGKTIILTIHQPGFRILELFDRIILLSNGFIMHNGSLHFLEERLKFAGHHIPRHVNVLEFAIDVIESLEDQNSVPISLQSNHEETCIMGIPQEKLPSCRYPNSVLEEVLILGQRFCSNIFRTKQLFVTRTIQALVAGLILGTIFLNAGNETGQVALQTRTGFFAFSLTFLLSSTTEGLPIFLQERRILMRETSRGAYRISSYVLSNTLIFIPFLLLVVLLYSTPVYWLVGLSRDVEGFLYFCLVAWMVLLMSNSFVACFSALVPNFIMGTSVIAGLMGSFFLFSGYFISKNNIPSYWIFMHYLSLFKYPFECFLINEYGGEKGSRRCIEIDKGSCNLDGSGFLRQQGLRESQKWSNIGVMLSFIIGYRVICYLILWYRYYRLSR from the coding sequence ATGAAAATGCCGGTGAAGGCATCGGTTTCCGGAGGCTGGAAAAGCTCATATAGACTAGAAACCAGAAATTTATCCTATAAGTTAAGCAGCAAATTTGATGAGCTCAACTGGGTTTGTTTTGGTAGGACTCAACACAGGGTTCCTAATAAGTTCATTCTGAAGGATGTAAACTGTGAAGCTAGGCCTGGAGAGATTACTGCAATTGCTGGTCCTAGTGGAGCAGGGAAAACCACATTGCTAGAGATTCTAGCAGGAAAGGTTTGTCCTCGTGAAGGGTCTCATCAAGTTCTGGTAAATAACTGGCCTATGGATGGCAAGCATTTTAGAAGACTATCCGGGTATGTCAGTCAAGATGATGCTCTATTTCCACTACTGACAGTCCAAGAAACACTCATGTATAGTGCACTTCTAAGACTACCAGGAGGACAAAAAGAGGCTGCTAATAGAGTGAAAAAGCTGATGAAGGAGCTTGGACTGGAACATGTTGCTGCTTCAAGGATTGGCGAGGGATCAAACTGGGGCATTTCAGGTGGTGAAAGACGCAGAGTTTCCATTGGAGTTGATTTAGTTCATGACCCAGCTGTTGTTTTAATCGATGAACCAACTTCAGGTTTGGATTCAGCATCAGCTCTTCATGTAGTGATTCTGCTCAAGTCAATGGCTGTTAATCAAGGTAAGACCATCATTTTAACCATTCACCAACCTGGATTTCGAATCCTCGAGCTGTTTGATCGGATTATTTTGCTTTCAAATGGATTCATCATGCATAATGGTTCATTGCATTTCCTCGAAGAGAGGCTTAAATTTGCTGGTCATCACATTCCTCGCCATGTCAATGTGCTAGAATTTGCCATTGATGTTATAGAAAGCTTGGAAGACCAAAATTCGGTCCCCATCTCTCTCCAGAGCAATCATGAGGAAACCTGTATAATGGGAATTCCGCAAGAAAAGCTTCCCAGCTGCCGCTATCCCAATTCAGTACTTGAGGAGGTTCTGATACTAGGACAAAGATTCTGCAGCAACATTTTCAGAACCAAGCAACTATTTGTTACAAGAACAATACAAGCATTAGTGGCTGGATTAATACTTGGAACCATATTTTTGAATGCTGGCAATGAAACCGGACAGGTAGCTTTGCAAACTCGAACTGGGTTTTTCGCCTTCAGTCTCACCTTCTTGCTGTCTTCCACAACAGAAGGATTACCAATTTTCCTGCAGGAGAGAAGAATACTAATGAGAGAGACTTCAAGAGGAGCTTATAGGATTTCTTCTTATGTTCTATCAAACACTCTTATCTTTATTCCTTTTCTTCTATTGGTTGTGCTTCTTTACTCTACACCAGTGTATTGGCTAGTTGGTTTGAGTAGGGATGTTGAGGGGTTTCTTTACTTCTGTCTAGTGGCATGGATGGTGCTTTTGATGTCAAATTCTTTTGTAGCATGTTTCAGTGCACTAGTACCAAACTTCATCATGGGAACATCAGTGATTGCAGGGCTAATGGGATCTTTCTTTCTCTTCTCTGGGTACTTCATATCAAAGAATAACATTCCCAGTTACTGGATTTTCATGCACTATTTGAGTTTGTTCAAGTACCCATTTGAATGTTTCTTGATAAATGAGTATGGAGGAGAGAAAGGTAGCAGAAGGTGCATAGAAATTGATAAAGGAAGCTGCAATTTGGATGGAAGTGGGTTCTTAAGGCAGCAAGGTCTGAGAGAGTCTCAAAAATGGAGCAATATAGGTGTCATGTTGAGTTTTATCATTGGGTATAGGGTGATATGTTATTTAATTTTATGGTATAGATATTATAGATTAAGCAGATAA